The sequence CTTGTTTATCTTTCCATTGTAACTTAACAGATCGCGGGACTTTTGAgatccctctcaaaaattctgtcccagtttcacTGCAAAAAGGAGTAGAACTTATGGTAaatatgaccgaacccttgtggcgcctacgtttCCCGTTGAGgtaggaatcaggtcaaacgtagttacCCTTAAAggttaacaaaacaaaatttacaaagaaaccgaccgaggccgacaaaggccgcctacgtatcccattctcgagaattcaggtcgaacgtagtttcagatacaaagaaataattaaaggtggtaaatggggtgaccgaagccgacataggccgcctacgtatctcgttctcgagaattcaggtcaaacgtagttcgtTACAAGAGggataataattaaaattgaacaaatagaagCAAACAGAACGATTATATGTAAATAacagaaaaatacaaaaattaaacttcacgcatagtatctcttgacagcatCTGAGTTGATAGGTTTGGGCCATACGGCGCCATCCATCTTTGATCGGACCAAAGCACCTCCTGATAATACTGTACGAACCATGTAAGGACCCTGCCAATTTGGCGCGAACTTTCCTTTGTACTcttcttgatgaggaaaaatacgCTTAAGAACCAACTGACCAACTTCAAAATCTCTGGCTCTTACTCTTTTGTGAAAGGCGCGGGTCATTCTATATCTATACAACTTGCCATGGTAAACGAAAAtcattctcttctcatcaatcaaagctAGTTGATCAATCCGTTTGCTAACCCTTTCGGCGTTACTTAATTCAGCTTCATGGATGATCCTCAATGACGGTATCTCAATTTCAACAGGCACGACTGCCTCCGTTCCATAGACTAGCAAGTATGAAGTAGCCCCAGTCAATGTTCTGACCGTCGTTCGATAACCTAGTAGAGCATATGGCAACATTTCATGCCAGCCTCGCTgtttgtcaatcattttcccaaaaatatttttgatattcttgttggTTGCCTCTACAGCTCCGTTCATTTGGGGGCGATAAGCAGTTGACTTTCGATGAATAATCTTAAATTGCTCACATATCTCTTTCATCAGATGACTGTTGATATTTGCATcgttatcagtaatgatggattctggaATTCCAAAtctgcatatcagattgttgcggACAAAATCGGCCACCACTTTCTTGGTTACTGACTTGTAAGAGGCTGCTTCAACCCACTTGGTCAAATAATCAATGGCAAGCAAAATGAATCTATGTCCATTGGATGCGGCCGGCTCTATaggaccgatgacatccattcCCTAAGCTACAAATGGCCACGATGAACTCATAGCGTTAAGTTCGTGAGGTGGCACCCGTATCAAATCgccgtgcacttgacatttgtgGCATTTTTGTACGAATTTGCAACAGTCACTCTCCATAGTCATCCTGAAATAACCGGCTCGAAGAACCTTTCTTGCCAAGGTAAGCCCATTCATATGCGTACCGCAAACTCCAGCATGTATCTGTTCGACAAGCCTCACAGCTTCAGCAGCATCCACGCATCATAAAAGAcccaaatctggagtcctcctatatTGGACTTCTCCatttagaaagaaattgagagccaTACGACGTATCGACTTCTTCTGATTAGATGTAGCGTCTTCTGGATATTTCCCAGACTCCAAGTACCTCTTTATATCATAATACAAAGGAAAACCGTCTAGTTCTGATTCAACATGTGAACAATGGACTGGATGTTCCTTCAACTCTATATCCAGCGGGTCGATGTAATCAGTATCCGGATGTTTGATTATAGAAGcgatggtggcaagagcatcAGCTTACTCATTCTGTACtctgggagtatgtctgaactcgatcttCCGAAACCTTTTACACAGATTTTGCACATACTGTATGTAAGGTATAATCTTCGGGTTCTTCACAGCCCAATCTCCTTGAACCAGGTGAATCAAAAGGTCtgagtctccaataaccagtaACTCGTAAACATTCATGtcgatggccattttcaaaccaagaatacaagcttcgtattcGGCCATGTTGTTTGTGCAATTGAATCATAGTTTAGCGGCCATAGGATAGAGCTGACCAGATTCTGATACTAAGACTGTTCCAATACCTTTACCTTGGTGATTCTCCGCTCCGTCAAAGAATAGTCTACAACCTGGATACActtcagaaatatcttcacccacaaatgacacttcttcatcgtgaaaatatGTCTTAAGTGGTTCATATTCTTCGTCGACgggattttctgcaagatgatcagccaaggCTTGTTCCTTTATTGccttctgagtcacatacacgATATCGAACtcactcaacaacatttgccaTTTAGCTAACTTTCCAGTCGGGATCGCTTTCTGGAAAATGTACTTTAAGGAATCCATTCTGGAAATGAGATATGTAGCATAAGACGACAAATAATGTCTCAGTTTCTTTGCAAGCCACATCAGAGCACAACATGTTCTCTCCAATAACGTGTAACGAGACTCGTACGGAGTAAATTTATTGCTTATGTAGTAGATAGCGTTTTCCTTCTTTCCTGTCTCGTTGTGTTAACCAAGTACACATCCAAAGGCACTATCCGAAACAGACAAATACAGCAACAAAGGACTCCGTTCTCGTGGAGGAACCAATACTGGTGGGTTAGACAAATAGCTCTTGATAGCGTCGAAAGTAGTTTGGCACTCCTTAGTCCACTTAGTCGGGGCGTCTTTCTTCAGCAACTTGAAAATAGGCTCACATACTACTGTTGATTGTGCTATAAACCGACTGATATAGTTTAACCttcctaagaaactcatcacctcttttcttgttttcggcggaggtaactcttgaattgctttaatcTTGGAGGGGTTGATATACCGTGggttcacggtataattaatactttttacttaagtttagtaTGTCCAAAattctttttgtgctaatttttatataagtttctctttgtccaaaatctgtccaaagctgaatgcggagattttgagcgaagaaatgcagaagagaccccCTACGGagctcatgacggtccgtcatgcttgcgacggtccgtaggtggcagcgtagtgcagctgctaaaggaaaatggggaagtctgaccaagtgtggggttaggaagcttgtgacggtccgtcgtgtctatgacggtccgtcctgcaggttcgtcatgaagttcatagaagtaatcccagtacccagattccaagagtcgAAGTGTTTTTGGAACGAATaccctcgacagaccgttgtgcctatgacggtccgtcatacttgctgtcgaggggaatgaagagagcagcagaacaaattgcacaagtatgggacgacggagtccatgacggtccgtcgtgaccacgacggtccgtcgcgaggtctgtCAACCCAGCCGTGTTTTGGAATATTTcaagcaattagagtccttgtttaattaggtttttgttttttttataaatagttcgaaaaacatCGTTTTTTAGGTTAGACACCAGATAGATAGACACCATATAGagagactcttagattgttaaactccgtattggtaaacattgtattgtgagattcttgataatcattagactttttgtgagattattgattactttgagattcttgcaagtgaatattggtgattaatcaagcaaacttttggattttactctttctcactgaagtaagtacatgaattcttatctactatatttgaatattgtgtttatggctatgagtaactaaattccataactagggttgtgggaaccataggcaaataatgagataaaccctaactaaaataacaattctagaataatgtcttgcatgtattaataattctttcgcttagaagtccttttaacggatgaccaacgttagaactcgccttaatgctacttgccggaccaaggaggtagataataggaaaagaattattaacatagacttagtgtatactatctaataggctagtattgattggtaccaggtaataacttagtcaaatatcgaatacgatgcttaatatgacgtaaggataagggttaggatagcaacacacgtagccggaccaaggtgcggagtgagattttctagatgccggaccaggatttagaaatacataacttatcactttgcatgcaagatactaggaaagaattgttatagctagagttatcaagttatgaacctgtggggaacacgtaaaccctagttactttgattaattgattaaaatccaacattaaaagttgttaagtgtctctgtcaagtttgttaattaattttactcatttagaaatagaaactcccctttattgtttttactttccaaggaagtcattgaccaaacaatagtaataacaggttgaagttaagtctagactattttcctcgtgggaacgatcccaacctcactagttgggttatttacttgacacgaccgctttacttcttatttgagaagtaagtttgagcgtatcaaattttggcgccgctgccggggaatctagcttttagattaacttgaacttattactacagtttagttgatattttcttaattttactttgttttattgtttttgatttcttttcagaactatcctccttgtatgccaaatatatggagaggaagagaacccttgtttccctatgatcacaagttagagcgtacactccGCAATATAAATCGAAAcatgggaataaatgatgatgatccgaacaagaacatcccagctccggttgatgttcgtggtcagatgttacccgatgctccagGTGAACACCAAGTGAGGGGACAAAATCCtattccacggccccaagcatactataGAGgttatgataacatagcagactcggATGGCCACtagttttgcctcctctacccacaggccacacttttgtggtaactagtagcatgatgcaaatgctcactgccagaggtttgttttcaggactaccttctgaggatccacatgcccatatagataaggtaagggcagtgtgtaaaagttatgtagggaggcctgattaggatttagatgtaatacgtctcagagtgtttcctctctcacttaagggagaggctgctatgtggttcactaagctcccatataactcaatcttcacttggaaccaactaagggatgtcttcttagcacgctactatccggtctctaAGAAATTAAAcgacaaagacagagtgaacaactttgtggcactaccaggagagtcagttagtagttcttgggatagattcacctcattcttgagaagtgttccaaatcaccgtatagatgatgagtcactgaaggaatacttctatcggggacaggatgataacaataaagcggtgttggacactatagcaggtggatcttatgggtagtgtccttatgctgagatcgctgaaaaactagagaaaatctcccgaaataacaaagcttggagtactaggaagtctgatacacggagaaacaccttcgcagtgcagtccagtCACAACCTAGCCACATATGAGATTCGGGAAGAAATGGCACAGATtggaactgagcttgggttggtactaaaacatgtcacagGGGgtgaagaaaagataaatgcagtcaactacttggctaaaccaccacctcctaatgatgagtgctattatgcggaggacacttatgtagtaaatgagcagacggggggtttccgaccaagcgcccaaggctcaaatcaggataactggcgccaaggtcaagggaaccaaggtcggaactatggtaactacaaccgtgaggctcattatgtccgagatggaaactacaaccgcgacaacaactttaacaggggtaactatgctaatagaaacgacagcaatgggccctatgtccctcctcaaaatcgtgaagttactcctagggatggtggagatagtatggtgtgagttgaggatatgttgcacaaaatgatgaggaggttcgacaCTAGTGATGAACACATTAAAGAGCTGAGGTGTGATTTAgttagtattgggcaaaaagttgatacacatgcaatttcgattaagcagatcgagttgcaaatggcccagttatctgcgacagtgaaaacacgacaaccgggcactcttcctagcaaaactgtccaaaatccaaagaatgatgcgcactgtatggcaataactactcggggtggtaagcaaaccattgaaaGACCTATGTCATCTACTGAGGAAAAtatgagaaaggataatgataatgtggtaaagaGTAGTGGTGAAGGaaaggaaagtaatggaaaagatgcagaagtacctatcaaggtaattcccatgcctagtcCACCAcgacccttccctcagagattagtgaaaaagaccgaggatggtaaataccggcgtttcataacaatgttgaagcagctttctatcaatgtccctttggtagaagctctagaacaaatgcccggttatgccaaatttatgaaagatttggtCAGCAAGAAAAGATcagtcaccaagaaaagatcagtcactttcgaggatgatgatagactgcagcattgtagtgctattgctacaagatccgtcgtacaaaagaaagaagatcctggtgcgttcagtattccttgtacagttgggtcattgcattttgcgaaagcattatgtgatctgggggcaagcataaatctcatgcccctctcgatttacaagaaattgggtttgggggatccaaaacacactgtgatgcggctactgatggctgatcggacagtgaaacggccaatagggatactccatgatgtgctagtaaaagtggagtcattcatctttccggctgattttgttattcttgattgtgaggtcgattttgaagtgcctattattcttgggagaccattccttgctacaggtagagcattagttgatatggagaagggacagatgacattttgcttgaataatgaagaagcgaccttcaacatttgtaggaccatgaggcagagtggtgagctccaatcggtatctgccatatcccacagagaaaagatgaagaaggagactgaacagaaaaatgcaaaacaagtgtttatggttggggatttggtgcttatAGACTGTTCCggggtgccttgtcttccgggcaagctcaagtccaaatggactggcccttacttgattacccaagtattccctcatggagaagttgagt comes from Solanum pennellii chromosome 1, SPENNV200 and encodes:
- the LOC114075361 gene encoding uncharacterized protein K02A2.6-like → MDVIGPIEPAASNGHRFILLAIDYLTKWVEAASYKSVTKKVVADFVRNNLICRFGIPESIITDNDANINSHLMKEICEQFKIIHRKSTAYRPQMNGAVEATNKNIKNIFGKMIDKQRGWHEMLPYALLGYRTTVRTLTGATSYLLVYGTEAVVPVEIEIPSLRIIHEAELSNAERVSKRIDQLALIDEKRMIFVYHGKLYRYRMTRAFHKRVRARDFEVGQLVLKRIFPHQEEYKGKFAPNWQGPYMVRTVLSGGALVRSKMDGAVWPKPINSDAVKRYYAETGTEFLRGISKVPRSVKLQWKDKQDGLQLRFGIGQILTTNEYGELPKRRKLSPKSVILLGAGGSSYHLCQDAWECGLFI